One genomic window of Ignavibacteriota bacterium includes the following:
- the rpmF gene encoding 50S ribosomal protein L32, with translation MPNPTRKFSKSRRNKRRTHYKATPMQTSVCPQCGATKLSHSACPECGYYNGRKVVAAL, from the coding sequence ATGCCAAATCCAACCAGAAAGTTTTCGAAATCAAGAAGAAATAAAAGACGTACGCACTACAAAGCGACTCCAATGCAGACATCAGTATGTCCGCAGTGTGGAGCTACTAAGCTTTCGCATAGTGCATGCCCTGAATGTGGATACTACAACGGCAGAAAAGTTGTTGCAGCATTATAA